The following proteins come from a genomic window of Paucimonas lemoignei:
- the adiA gene encoding Arginine/lysine/ornithine decarboxylase, giving the protein MSENRHLLGMLALLVSTAPDKRTVFGRALNQLLADVEERAISVLVSESLADANSILHSDPAVQCVLLSWEMDRSEGHEECIQLLAKLRERNTRVPVFLISDRSTASTIPLVVMQHADDFIWLPEDTSRFLSGRILSAIERYRQAVLPPMFGALLKFARSYEYSWHTPGHAGGTAFLKSTAGRAFYEFFGENLLRSDLSISVGELGSLLDHSGPIGQGERYAAKVFGAHRTYYVTNGSSMSNRVILMASVTRDQIALCDRNCHKSAEHAMTLSGAIPTYLVPTRNRYGIIGPILPQTLSRERVKAAIANNPLVREGIDQTPVHAIITNSTYDGLTYNVTRVEELLGQSVDRLHFDEAWYGYARFNPLYRDRFAMHGNPADHDASKPTVFATQSTHKLLAALSQASMIHVRNGRNPIPHGRFNESYMMHASTSPNYAIMASCDVSSAMMEAPSGEILTGESIEEAIAFRQVISRMNSEIRKGDDWFFSCWQPPTVKVGSARVPFHEADPTVLKTEPKCWVLHPNEVWHGFGDIEDGYCMLDPIKVSVLSPGMGDDGELLEFGIPACVLTAYLSRQGIVVEKTTDFTILFLFSIGITKGKWGTLVNALLDFKRDYDSNLELELCLPELLAANQQRYTGMGLKDLAEDIFIAMKQNRTTATMAQAFGMLPQAEYSPVQAYEKLVKNQVELVTLDQAAGRIVATGIVPYPPGIPLLMPGENAGPADGPLLGYLKALENFDLSFPGFTHDTHGIESEAGVYRLLVLK; this is encoded by the coding sequence ATGAGCGAAAATCGCCATCTGCTCGGCATGCTGGCGCTGTTGGTCAGTACCGCACCCGACAAACGTACCGTGTTCGGCCGCGCGCTGAACCAACTGCTGGCCGACGTCGAAGAACGTGCCATCAGCGTGCTGGTCTCCGAAAGCCTGGCTGACGCCAATTCGATTCTGCATTCAGACCCGGCCGTGCAATGCGTGCTGCTGAGCTGGGAAATGGACCGCAGCGAGGGTCATGAAGAATGCATCCAGCTGCTGGCGAAGCTGCGTGAGCGCAACACCCGGGTGCCGGTCTTCCTGATCAGCGACCGCAGCACCGCGTCGACCATTCCTTTGGTGGTCATGCAGCACGCCGATGACTTCATCTGGCTGCCCGAAGACACCAGCCGTTTTCTCAGCGGCCGGATATTGTCCGCCATCGAACGCTACCGTCAGGCGGTGCTGCCGCCGATGTTCGGCGCGCTGCTCAAGTTTGCCCGCAGCTACGAATACTCCTGGCACACGCCGGGCCATGCAGGCGGTACGGCCTTTCTGAAAAGCACTGCGGGCCGGGCGTTCTATGAGTTTTTCGGGGAAAACCTGCTGCGTTCGGACCTGTCGATTTCGGTGGGGGAACTGGGTTCCCTGCTTGACCACAGCGGCCCCATCGGCCAGGGTGAGCGCTACGCGGCGAAGGTGTTTGGCGCGCATCGGACCTACTACGTGACCAACGGCTCGTCGATGTCCAACCGGGTGATCCTGATGGCCAGCGTGACCCGCGACCAGATCGCCCTGTGTGATCGCAATTGCCACAAGTCCGCCGAACACGCGATGACCTTGTCCGGCGCCATCCCGACCTATCTGGTGCCGACCCGCAACCGCTACGGCATCATCGGCCCGATCCTCCCGCAAACCCTCAGCCGTGAGCGCGTGAAAGCCGCCATCGCCAATAACCCGCTGGTCAGGGAGGGGATCGATCAGACGCCGGTCCACGCCATCATTACCAACTCCACCTATGACGGCCTGACCTACAACGTGACACGCGTCGAAGAGCTGCTGGGGCAAAGTGTCGACCGCCTGCACTTCGATGAGGCCTGGTACGGGTATGCCCGCTTCAACCCGCTGTACCGCGACCGATTCGCCATGCACGGCAACCCTGCCGATCACGACGCCAGCAAGCCCACGGTGTTCGCTACCCAATCCACCCATAAACTGCTGGCGGCGCTCTCTCAGGCCTCGATGATTCACGTGCGCAATGGCCGCAACCCCATCCCTCATGGGCGCTTCAACGAGTCCTACATGATGCACGCCTCGACCTCGCCCAATTACGCGATCATGGCGTCGTGCGATGTCAGCTCGGCGATGATGGAAGCGCCCAGCGGTGAGATCCTCACCGGTGAGTCCATCGAAGAAGCCATCGCCTTTCGCCAGGTGATCTCGCGCATGAACAGCGAAATACGCAAGGGCGATGACTGGTTCTTCTCTTGCTGGCAGCCGCCGACCGTCAAGGTGGGCAGTGCCCGGGTGCCGTTCCATGAGGCGGACCCGACGGTCCTCAAGACCGAGCCCAAGTGCTGGGTCCTGCACCCCAATGAGGTCTGGCACGGCTTCGGCGACATCGAAGACGGCTACTGCATGCTCGACCCCATCAAAGTCTCGGTCCTGAGTCCCGGCATGGGTGACGATGGCGAACTGCTGGAGTTCGGTATTCCGGCCTGCGTGCTGACCGCTTACCTGAGCCGCCAGGGCATCGTGGTCGAAAAAACCACCGACTTCACCATTCTGTTTCTGTTCTCCATTGGTATCACCAAAGGCAAATGGGGCACGCTGGTCAATGCCCTGCTCGACTTCAAGCGCGACTACGACAGCAATCTGGAACTGGAGCTGTGCCTGCCCGAGTTGTTGGCGGCCAATCAGCAGCGCTATACCGGCATGGGTTTGAAGGATCTGGCCGAAGACATCTTCATCGCCATGAAGCAAAACCGCACCACCGCGACCATGGCCCAGGCCTTCGGCATGCTGCCCCAGGCTGAATACAGCCCGGTGCAGGCCTACGAAAAACTGGTCAAGAATCAGGTCGAGCTGGTGACGCTTGACCAGGCTGCGGGGCGTATCGTTGCCACCGGCATCGTGCCGTATCCACCAGGCATTCCGCTGCTGATGCCCGGGGAAAACGCAGGGCCTGCCGATGGGCCATTGCTGGGGTATCTGAAGGCCTTGGAGAACTTCGACTTGTCGTTCCCCGGCTTCACCCACGACACCCATGGGATCGAAAGCGAAGCGGGGGTTTATCGGCTGCTGGTGCTGAAATAA